From Psychrobacillus sp. FSL K6-2836, a single genomic window includes:
- a CDS encoding YktB family protein, with the protein MSKTFWTEEDFNVFQIDGLENRMAGLIEKVRPKFEELGNHYSQYFSTLLGQEYYPHVAKHARRSVNPPKDSWVAFAPYKRGYKALPHFQIGLWGSHAFIILAVIYEAPDKVAIAERLLKKKALFNKLPADFIISGDHMKPEASLLKKEKKVGLEHLLVRLKDVKKAEFLVGRHINKEEAVQLSEEEFLKLVEETFDNLLPIYKTMIKMK; encoded by the coding sequence ATGAGCAAAACATTTTGGACTGAAGAAGATTTTAATGTCTTTCAAATAGATGGACTTGAAAACAGAATGGCTGGATTGATCGAAAAAGTTAGACCTAAATTCGAGGAGCTAGGCAATCATTATAGTCAGTATTTTTCTACACTACTTGGACAAGAATATTATCCCCATGTAGCAAAGCATGCAAGACGGTCGGTTAATCCCCCAAAGGATAGCTGGGTCGCATTTGCACCTTATAAGAGGGGATACAAAGCCCTACCTCACTTCCAAATAGGATTATGGGGTAGCCATGCTTTTATCATATTAGCGGTTATTTATGAGGCACCCGATAAAGTAGCCATTGCTGAGCGATTATTAAAGAAAAAAGCATTATTTAACAAATTACCTGCCGACTTTATCATTTCTGGAGATCATATGAAGCCAGAAGCCTCGCTGTTAAAAAAGGAAAAGAAAGTAGGTCTTGAGCACTTACTCGTGCGTTTAAAAGATGTAAAAAAAGCAGAATTTTTAGTAGGTCGTCATATTAACAAAGAAGAAGCTGTACAGCTTTCCGAGGAAGAGTTCTTAAAACTTGTAGAAGAGACATTTGATAATTTATTGCCAATATATAAAACAATGATCAAAATGAAATAA
- a CDS encoding UPF0223 family protein, which translates to MEYTYPFSLDWSTEEIVDVVQFFEAIEKAYENGIKREELMKRYRRFKEIVPSIAEEKSYFREFEKESGYVSFPIIKKMKEQSDSAIIKG; encoded by the coding sequence ATGGAATACACATACCCTTTTTCATTGGATTGGTCGACAGAAGAAATAGTGGATGTAGTGCAATTTTTTGAAGCGATAGAAAAAGCATATGAAAATGGTATCAAACGAGAAGAACTAATGAAAAGATACCGGAGATTTAAAGAAATAGTACCTTCTATTGCAGAAGAAAAATCTTATTTTCGTGAATTTGAAAAAGAAAGTGGTTATGTAAGTTTCCCTATTATTAAAAAGATGAAAGAACAATCGGATAGTGCCATTATCAAGGGTTAA
- a CDS encoding NAD(P)H-dependent flavin oxidoreductase, protein MSFHTRVTELLGTKLPIVQGGLAYLAYSDLCAAVSNAGGLGQVTAMSLKTPEELRQEIYKVRKLTDKPFGVNFAIGQTGRPYEHMLQVAIEEEVPVISMTGGNPAPILEKLANTSIKKLVLVAAKRQAQKAEQLGADAVMVVGHEGGGHLGRDDVGSIVLIPQVVDAVSIPVIASGGIADGRGWMAAHALGAEGVEMGTRFIATKECVHASPAYKTSLINSGEMDTVIIKKTIGAPARAIKNSWTDSILSIESDNPTYDALKDYISGEANKQFIYEGNEEKGFGWAGQSVGFIKDIPTVQELFDRMEMEAIDIRNKWK, encoded by the coding sequence ATGTCTTTTCATACAAGGGTTACAGAATTATTAGGGACGAAGCTTCCAATTGTTCAAGGAGGGCTTGCTTATTTAGCTTATTCTGATTTATGTGCAGCTGTTTCAAACGCAGGAGGTTTAGGACAGGTAACTGCCATGAGTTTAAAGACACCAGAAGAATTACGGCAAGAAATATATAAAGTAAGAAAGTTAACGGACAAACCTTTTGGTGTAAATTTTGCAATTGGTCAGACTGGGAGACCTTATGAACATATGTTACAAGTGGCTATAGAAGAAGAGGTTCCGGTAATATCAATGACTGGAGGAAATCCAGCTCCTATATTAGAAAAACTCGCTAATACCTCGATTAAAAAGCTAGTGCTTGTTGCTGCTAAACGACAAGCTCAAAAGGCAGAGCAGCTTGGAGCTGATGCAGTTATGGTAGTGGGACATGAAGGTGGAGGGCATCTTGGAAGAGATGATGTCGGATCTATCGTTTTAATCCCTCAAGTAGTGGATGCTGTGTCTATACCTGTCATTGCTTCTGGTGGTATCGCAGATGGACGGGGATGGATGGCTGCTCATGCACTTGGAGCAGAAGGGGTTGAAATGGGTACAAGATTCATCGCTACAAAAGAATGTGTGCATGCTTCACCTGCTTATAAAACTTCATTAATAAATAGCGGAGAAATGGACACTGTAATTATAAAGAAAACTATTGGTGCTCCTGCAAGAGCTATAAAAAATAGTTGGACAGATTCAATTTTAAGTATTGAAAGTGATAATCCAACATATGATGCTCTTAAGGACTATATTAGTGGTGAAGCGAATAAGCAGTTCATTTACGAAGGTAACGAAGAAAAGGGATTTGGTTGGGCAGGTCAGTCAGTAGGGTTCATAAAGGATATACCTACCGTACAAGAATTATTCGATCGCATGGAAATGGAAGCAATAGACATACGAAATAAGTGGAAATAA
- a CDS encoding aminotransferase class I/II-fold pyridoxal phosphate-dependent enzyme codes for MSQLETPLFDALLKHRNRHPIQFHIPGHKKGKGMDPAFREFVGDNVLSIDLINIAPLDDLHSPKGVIKQAQQLAAEAFGADETFFSVQGTSGAIMTMILTICGPGDKILVPRNVHKSIMSAIVFAGAIPVFIHPEVDKELGISHGISVESVEKALEAHPDAKGLLVINPTYFGLAADLKRIVELSHKKGIPVVVDEAHGVHIHFHDSLPVSAMQAGADMAATSVHKLGGSMTQSSILNVKEGLVSTKRVQSILSMLTTTSTSYPLLASLDTARRQLAIHGEDLIGDAIRLAKDTRKRINAIPHIRCVGEEILQTSATYDMDPTKLLISVKDLGMTGYDAEIWLREKANIEVELSDLYNILCLITLGDTKKEVNLLVNALSRMVAAHESDAVVVEPSVTLPDIPGLAMSPRDAFYAATESIPLKDASGRISAEFVMVYPPGIPIFIPGEIITQGNIDYITMNIEAGLPVQGPEDDTLEMIHVIKEHQAIF; via the coding sequence TTGTCACAATTAGAAACTCCATTATTCGATGCATTATTAAAGCATCGAAATCGTCATCCAATCCAGTTTCACATTCCTGGACATAAAAAAGGGAAAGGGATGGACCCTGCATTTCGAGAGTTCGTTGGAGATAATGTACTTTCTATAGACTTGATCAATATTGCTCCTTTAGATGATTTACATTCACCTAAAGGTGTTATTAAACAAGCACAGCAATTGGCAGCTGAAGCATTTGGTGCTGATGAAACATTTTTCTCTGTACAAGGGACAAGTGGTGCAATAATGACTATGATACTTACTATTTGTGGACCTGGAGATAAGATTCTTGTTCCACGAAATGTTCATAAATCGATAATGTCTGCAATTGTGTTTGCTGGCGCGATTCCAGTTTTTATCCATCCAGAGGTAGATAAAGAATTAGGAATCTCTCACGGTATATCTGTAGAATCTGTAGAAAAGGCTTTAGAGGCACATCCAGATGCAAAAGGATTACTAGTTATTAATCCGACCTATTTTGGTTTAGCAGCGGATCTTAAAAGAATCGTAGAGCTTTCGCATAAGAAAGGGATTCCTGTTGTTGTAGACGAGGCACACGGAGTTCATATTCATTTTCACGATTCACTTCCCGTTTCTGCAATGCAAGCTGGGGCTGATATGGCTGCAACATCTGTTCATAAATTAGGTGGATCCATGACTCAAAGTTCTATTCTTAATGTAAAAGAGGGCCTAGTTTCTACTAAGCGTGTGCAGTCTATTTTGTCCATGTTAACAACAACTTCCACTTCCTATCCATTGCTAGCATCATTAGATACTGCAAGACGACAACTAGCTATTCATGGCGAGGATTTAATAGGGGATGCTATCCGACTTGCAAAAGACACACGTAAACGTATTAATGCAATTCCCCATATTCGTTGTGTAGGGGAAGAAATATTACAAACATCTGCTACGTATGATATGGACCCAACAAAACTATTAATAAGTGTTAAAGACTTAGGTATGACAGGGTATGATGCGGAAATCTGGTTAAGAGAAAAAGCAAATATAGAAGTAGAGCTTTCAGACTTATATAATATTCTATGTTTGATTACTCTTGGAGATACAAAAAAAGAAGTTAATTTACTTGTTAATGCTCTTTCACGAATGGTGGCTGCCCACGAATCTGATGCAGTCGTCGTAGAACCATCTGTTACTCTGCCAGATATACCAGGACTTGCTATGTCACCTAGAGATGCTTTTTACGCAGCTACAGAATCTATTCCTCTAAAAGACGCAAGTGGACGTATCTCTGCTGAGTTCGTAATGGTTTATCCACCAGGTATTCCAATTTTTATTCCCGGGGAAATAATTACCCAAGGTAATATAGATTATATAACGATGAACATTGAAGCAGGGCTACCTGTCCAAGGTCCAGAAGACGACACCCTTGAGATGATTCACGTCATTAAAGAACATCAAGCGATATTTTAA
- a CDS encoding glycerophosphodiester phosphodiesterase family protein, producing MKRFKRNIKRFFIFLFILVGFVYLNNTSLFSQDRNREPLLLAHRGLSQNFYMEGITGETCTAERIYEPDHPFLENTISSMEAAFEAGADIVEFDIQLTKDGEFAVFHDWGLECRTDAEGQIKDYTMQELKQLDIGYGYTANNGETYPFRGKGLGLMPTLDEVLSHFPKQNVLIHIKSNDSNDGEYLSDYLSQFPDSRLKKISVYGGDKPIATLKENLPNMRVMSLDTLKSCLLPYIAVGWTGYVPSTCEHTQLHIPEKYVPYIWGFSNKFLNRMEDVNTRVILVAGDGGWSEGFDKKQDLERLPKNYSGGIWTNRIDKIAPIIKE from the coding sequence ATGAAGAGATTTAAACGAAATATTAAAAGGTTTTTTATATTTTTATTTATTTTGGTTGGTTTCGTGTATTTAAATAACACATCATTATTCTCACAAGATAGGAATAGAGAACCTTTATTACTAGCTCATCGCGGATTGTCACAAAATTTTTATATGGAAGGAATTACTGGTGAAACATGTACAGCAGAGAGGATTTATGAACCAGATCATCCATTTTTGGAAAATACTATATCTTCAATGGAAGCAGCCTTCGAGGCTGGTGCTGACATTGTAGAATTTGATATTCAACTTACAAAAGACGGAGAGTTCGCTGTTTTTCATGATTGGGGACTCGAGTGCAGAACTGATGCCGAAGGACAAATAAAGGATTACACAATGCAAGAACTAAAACAATTAGATATAGGTTATGGCTATACGGCAAATAACGGAGAAACCTATCCTTTTCGTGGTAAAGGACTAGGTCTTATGCCTACACTTGATGAAGTATTATCGCATTTTCCAAAACAAAATGTTTTGATTCATATTAAAAGTAATGACTCGAATGATGGGGAGTATTTGTCTGATTATCTCTCCCAATTTCCAGATAGTAGGCTAAAAAAAATTTCTGTTTATGGTGGAGACAAGCCGATTGCTACTTTGAAAGAAAACCTACCTAATATGCGTGTTATGTCCTTGGATACATTAAAAAGTTGTTTGCTTCCTTATATAGCAGTTGGTTGGACAGGTTATGTTCCATCAACGTGCGAACACACTCAATTGCATATTCCAGAAAAATATGTTCCGTATATTTGGGGATTTTCAAACAAATTTCTAAACAGAATGGAAGATGTTAACACAAGAGTAATCCTCGTTGCAGGCGATGGTGGTTGGTCAGAAGGCTTTGATAAAAAACAAGACTTAGAACGTCTTCCTAAAAATTACTCAGGAGGCATATGGACTAATCGTATTGATAAAATAGCCCCCATTATAAAAGAATAA
- a CDS encoding LrgB family protein, protein MIAFVMIIGTIMLFYVMTSVYKKFTYPLLIPIFSTTVLLVIILVMSNISYDTYMSGGKWINELLGPAVVSMAYPLYIHREKIFKYKVPILLSVLSALFSGLISITILSKLLSFDDHILLSLLPKSITSPVSIPISEAIGGIPTLTAAFVIFAGIIGAIFGPFIFRICRVEKAISRGISMGSASHGIGLSKLGEYGEETLTMGSVSMTLSAIFGSFVCPLFALLI, encoded by the coding sequence ATGATTGCATTTGTGATGATAATCGGAACAATTATGCTTTTTTATGTAATGACTTCTGTATATAAAAAATTTACATACCCGTTATTAATTCCTATTTTCTCAACAACGGTATTGCTTGTGATTATTTTAGTTATGAGTAATATATCTTATGACACATATATGTCTGGTGGAAAGTGGATAAATGAACTATTAGGACCAGCTGTTGTTAGTATGGCCTATCCTCTATATATTCACCGAGAGAAAATTTTCAAATATAAAGTCCCAATTCTATTAAGTGTATTGAGTGCTCTGTTTTCGGGATTAATAAGTATTACTATATTATCTAAATTATTGTCATTCGATGATCATATTCTATTATCATTATTACCAAAATCGATTACTTCACCGGTGTCTATCCCCATTAGCGAGGCGATAGGGGGTATTCCAACATTAACGGCAGCTTTCGTTATTTTTGCGGGAATAATAGGAGCTATATTTGGACCCTTTATCTTTAGGATTTGTCGTGTCGAAAAAGCGATAAGTCGAGGTATATCAATGGGAAGTGCTTCCCATGGTATTGGCCTTTCCAAACTTGGAGAGTATGGGGAAGAAACCTTAACAATGGGTTCCGTCTCGATGACTTTAAGTGCAATATTTGGATCTTTTGTTTGCCCATTGTTTGCGCTATTAATTTAA
- a CDS encoding CidA/LrgA family protein — protein sequence MVKIIRIVFQVIILYIFSFIGSWIVQSLSLQFPGSIIGLLLLFGCLYFKIIPVELIKDGVGFLLTFLALFFIPATVGIMDYPELLSWTGLGMILSIFISTLITIIVTGKFCEFLERKLLEKEKEQIE from the coding sequence ATGGTTAAAATTATTCGTATTGTTTTCCAAGTAATTATTTTATATATTTTCTCGTTTATTGGATCTTGGATCGTACAAAGTCTATCACTTCAATTTCCTGGAAGTATTATTGGGTTGTTATTACTTTTTGGTTGTTTATATTTTAAAATAATCCCTGTCGAGCTTATTAAAGATGGAGTTGGGTTTTTATTGACCTTTCTTGCCTTGTTTTTTATACCAGCAACTGTTGGAATTATGGACTATCCAGAACTCCTATCTTGGACCGGTTTAGGAATGATTTTATCAATTTTCATAAGTACGCTAATAACTATTATTGTAACCGGGAAATTTTGTGAGTTCCTTGAGAGAAAACTATTAGAAAAAGAAAAGGAGCAAATTGAATGA
- a CDS encoding polysaccharide deacetylase family protein, which translates to MLIGLSACGVADEKPEVEKETEETTPVSQEPVVEEVDEVVEEVATREAETLYELNEANWTFQPIEDANPKAVLLTIDDAPEKYAVEMAKTLKELNAPAIFFVNGHFIDTDEEKTNLKAIYDMGFSIGNHTQTHANLKESSEEQQMEEILKVNETVEAVIGEKPKFFRAPFGVNTDFSKSLVLQEGMLLMNWTYGYDWEKQYRDAESLTDIMVNTEYLTNGANLLMHDREWTAEALRGIVEGLRAKGYDLIDPKTIKGIQ; encoded by the coding sequence ATGTTAATCGGACTTTCTGCTTGCGGCGTTGCAGATGAGAAGCCTGAAGTGGAAAAAGAAACGGAAGAGACGACCCCGGTATCTCAAGAGCCTGTAGTAGAGGAGGTGGATGAGGTAGTTGAGGAAGTTGCTACTCGGGAAGCTGAAACCCTATACGAATTAAACGAGGCAAACTGGACATTCCAACCTATTGAAGATGCAAATCCAAAAGCAGTTTTACTTACAATCGATGATGCTCCTGAAAAATATGCAGTAGAAATGGCAAAAACGTTGAAAGAGTTAAATGCACCGGCTATCTTTTTCGTCAATGGACATTTTATAGATACGGATGAAGAAAAGACTAACTTAAAAGCTATATACGATATGGGATTTTCTATTGGTAACCACACACAAACACATGCTAATTTAAAGGAAAGCTCAGAAGAACAGCAAATGGAAGAAATTTTAAAAGTAAATGAAACAGTAGAAGCAGTAATTGGGGAAAAACCTAAATTCTTCCGAGCACCTTTTGGAGTTAATACAGATTTTAGTAAGTCTCTTGTCCTACAAGAAGGCATGCTTTTAATGAATTGGACATACGGATATGATTGGGAGAAACAATATCGGGATGCTGAAAGTTTGACAGATATTATGGTGAACACCGAGTATTTGACAAATGGTGCAAATTTATTAATGCATGATCGTGAATGGACTGCTGAGGCTTTACGAGGTATTGTAGAGGGTCTGCGTGCTAAAGGTTATGATTTAATAGATCCAAAAACGATTAAAGGAATTCAATAA
- the lpdA gene encoding dihydrolipoyl dehydrogenase: protein MVVGDFPIETDTLVIGSGPGGYVAAIRAAQTGQKVVVVEKEHIGGVCLNVGCIPSKALISVGHRFEQAKHADDMGITATDVKIDFSKSQAFKDSVVKKLTSGVSGLLKGNNVEVVMGEAYFVDANTVRVMDEKSAQTYTFKNAIIATGSRPVEIPTFKYTKRVLNSTGALSLPEIPENLVVIGGGYIGTELGSAFANLGSKVTIVEGGDDILAGFEKQMTTIVKKGLKKKGVEIAVKASAKGVEESDTGVVVTYEVGGEEKKVEADYVLVTVGRRPNTDEMGLEEIGLKFAERGLLEVDKQCRTNVSNIYAIGDIVAGPQLAHKASYEGKVAAEAIAGQTSVVDYLAIPAVCFTDPEMATVGLNEAQAKEQGYDVAAGKFPFGANGRALALNATDGFVKLVSRKEDGLLLGAQIVGQGASDMIAELGLAIEAGMTVEDIAMTIHAHPTLGEIAMEAAEVVMGHPIHILSK from the coding sequence ATGGTAGTAGGAGATTTCCCAATCGAAACAGATACACTTGTAATAGGTTCAGGCCCTGGAGGATATGTTGCAGCTATTCGCGCAGCACAAACAGGACAAAAAGTGGTAGTTGTGGAAAAAGAACATATCGGAGGAGTTTGCTTAAACGTAGGATGTATTCCTTCCAAAGCATTAATCTCTGTTGGTCACCGTTTTGAACAAGCAAAACACGCTGATGATATGGGAATTACAGCTACAGATGTAAAAATCGATTTTTCTAAATCACAAGCTTTTAAAGACAGTGTAGTTAAAAAACTAACTAGCGGAGTTTCTGGATTGTTAAAAGGAAACAATGTGGAAGTAGTTATGGGCGAAGCTTATTTCGTTGATGCTAATACTGTTCGTGTAATGGATGAAAAATCTGCGCAAACATATACATTTAAAAACGCAATTATTGCAACAGGATCTCGTCCTGTAGAAATCCCAACTTTTAAATATACTAAACGCGTTTTAAACTCGACTGGTGCACTAAGCCTACCTGAAATTCCAGAGAACTTAGTTGTAATTGGTGGAGGATATATTGGTACGGAACTTGGTTCAGCATTTGCTAACTTAGGCTCAAAAGTTACTATTGTTGAAGGTGGCGATGATATTCTAGCTGGCTTCGAAAAACAAATGACAACAATTGTTAAAAAAGGCTTGAAGAAAAAAGGCGTTGAAATAGCAGTTAAAGCATCTGCAAAAGGTGTGGAAGAGTCAGATACTGGCGTAGTAGTAACTTATGAAGTTGGCGGAGAAGAGAAAAAAGTCGAAGCTGATTACGTTTTAGTTACTGTAGGTCGTCGTCCAAATACGGATGAAATGGGTCTAGAAGAAATTGGTCTTAAATTTGCTGAGCGCGGATTATTAGAAGTTGACAAACAGTGTCGTACAAACGTTTCTAATATTTATGCAATTGGTGATATTGTTGCTGGTCCTCAACTTGCTCATAAAGCATCTTATGAAGGAAAAGTAGCTGCAGAAGCAATAGCTGGTCAAACATCTGTTGTGGATTACTTAGCAATTCCTGCTGTTTGCTTTACTGATCCAGAAATGGCTACAGTTGGTCTTAACGAAGCGCAAGCAAAAGAACAAGGGTATGATGTTGCTGCTGGGAAATTCCCATTCGGAGCTAACGGTCGTGCACTTGCTCTAAATGCTACAGATGGTTTTGTTAAACTTGTTTCTCGTAAAGAAGATGGTTTATTACTTGGAGCTCAAATCGTTGGTCAAGGTGCTTCAGATATGATCGCTGAACTTGGTTTAGCTATCGAAGCAGGTATGACTGTAGAAGATATTGCAATGACTATTCATGCTCATCCAACATTAGGTGAAATTGCTATGGAAGCTGCAGAAGTAGTTATGGGTCACCCGATTCATATTCTTTCTAAATAA
- a CDS encoding dihydrolipoamide acetyltransferase family protein produces MSFEFRLPDIGEGIHEGEIVKWFVKVGDEVQEDDILCEVQNDKAVVEIPSPVKGKVTEVLVSEGTVAIVGDVLVKLDAPGYEDLKFKGDHSDEEKAEEKTEAQVQATAENGQAVEKEKVDTPDQKVESTKNTETAPKEQPKGDTRVIAMPSVRKFARENEVSIADVTGSGKNGRVLKEDIEAFLSGDQTSANEEKVETTNAEVKESAKTSAPVTFEGEFPETREKLSPMRKAIAKAMVHSKHTAPHVTLMDEVDVTELVAHRKKFKEIAAEKNIKLTYLPYVVKALVSTLREFPALNTSYDDETNEVIQKHYFNIGIAADTDKGLLVPVIKNADRKSVFAISDEINALAGKARDGKLAASEMKGASCSITNIGSAGGQWFTPVINHPEVAILGIGRISEKPVIKNSEIVAAPVLALSLSFDHRMIDGATAQHALNHMKRLLSSPELLLMEA; encoded by the coding sequence TTGTCATTTGAATTTCGATTACCAGATATCGGTGAGGGTATACATGAAGGTGAAATTGTTAAGTGGTTTGTAAAAGTAGGCGATGAGGTACAAGAGGACGATATTTTATGTGAAGTGCAAAATGATAAGGCCGTTGTTGAAATTCCTTCTCCTGTAAAAGGAAAAGTTACAGAAGTTCTTGTAAGTGAAGGAACAGTGGCAATTGTAGGAGATGTGCTTGTTAAGCTTGATGCACCTGGTTATGAAGACCTTAAATTTAAAGGCGATCATAGTGATGAAGAAAAAGCAGAAGAAAAGACAGAAGCACAAGTTCAAGCAACTGCAGAAAATGGTCAAGCAGTAGAAAAAGAAAAAGTAGACACTCCTGACCAAAAAGTAGAATCTACTAAAAATACTGAAACAGCACCAAAAGAACAACCAAAAGGTGATACACGTGTTATTGCTATGCCTTCTGTTCGCAAGTTTGCACGTGAAAACGAAGTAAGCATTGCAGATGTAACTGGATCAGGTAAAAATGGTCGTGTGTTAAAAGAAGATATAGAAGCTTTCTTATCAGGAGATCAAACTTCAGCTAACGAAGAAAAAGTAGAAACTACAAATGCAGAAGTTAAGGAATCAGCTAAAACTTCAGCACCTGTAACTTTTGAAGGCGAATTCCCTGAAACGAGAGAAAAACTTTCACCGATGCGTAAAGCAATTGCAAAAGCGATGGTACATTCCAAACATACTGCTCCACATGTAACATTAATGGATGAAGTGGATGTAACAGAACTTGTTGCACACCGTAAAAAATTCAAAGAAATTGCAGCTGAAAAAAATATCAAGTTAACTTACTTACCTTATGTAGTAAAAGCTTTAGTAAGTACACTTAGAGAATTCCCTGCGTTAAATACATCTTATGATGATGAAACAAACGAAGTAATCCAAAAACATTACTTCAATATTGGTATCGCAGCAGATACTGATAAAGGTTTATTAGTTCCAGTTATCAAAAATGCGGATCGTAAATCTGTTTTTGCAATATCAGATGAAATTAATGCACTTGCTGGAAAAGCACGTGATGGTAAACTTGCTGCTTCTGAGATGAAAGGCGCTTCTTGTTCTATCACCAATATTGGATCAGCGGGCGGACAATGGTTCACTCCAGTTATCAATCATCCAGAAGTTGCTATTTTAGGTATTGGTCGAATTTCAGAGAAACCTGTAATAAAAAATAGTGAAATTGTGGCTGCACCTGTGTTAGCATTATCATTGAGCTTTGATCATCGAATGATCGATGGTGCGACTGCACAACATGCGTTGAATCATATGAAACGTTTGTTAAGCAGTCCAGAATTATTATTAATGGAGGCGTAA
- a CDS encoding alpha-ketoacid dehydrogenase subunit beta: MAQMTMIQAITDALRTELKNDENVLVFGEDVGVNGGVFRATEGLQKEFGEDRVFDTPLAESGIGGLAVGLSLQGFRPVPEIQFFGFVFEVMDSIAGQLARMRFRTGGAFNAPVTIRSPFGGGVHTPEMHADSLELLMTSTPGVKVVIPSTPYDAKGLLISAIRDNDPVIYLEHMKLYRSFRGEVPEEEYTIPLGKADVKREGTDLTIIAYGAMVHESLKAAEELEKEGHSVEVIDLRTVQPLDIETIIASVEKTNRAMVVQEAQKQAGIAANVVAEITERAILSLEAPVLRVTAPDTVFPFSQAETVWLPSSKDIVETAKKVLTF, translated from the coding sequence ATGGCACAAATGACGATGATTCAAGCAATTACGGACGCACTCCGTACTGAGCTTAAAAATGATGAAAACGTTCTAGTCTTCGGTGAAGACGTAGGCGTTAACGGTGGAGTATTCCGCGCAACAGAAGGATTACAAAAAGAATTTGGCGAAGATCGTGTGTTTGATACACCACTTGCAGAGTCAGGTATTGGTGGTCTTGCAGTAGGTCTATCACTACAAGGATTCCGTCCGGTTCCAGAAATCCAATTCTTTGGATTCGTTTTTGAGGTAATGGATTCTATAGCTGGTCAGCTAGCTCGCATGCGTTTCCGTACTGGTGGGGCATTTAACGCTCCTGTCACTATTCGTTCTCCATTCGGTGGTGGGGTTCATACACCAGAAATGCACGCAGATAGCTTAGAGCTTCTTATGACATCAACACCTGGTGTAAAAGTTGTTATTCCTTCCACTCCATATGATGCTAAAGGATTATTAATCTCTGCAATTCGTGATAATGATCCGGTTATTTATTTAGAGCATATGAAGTTATATCGTTCATTCCGTGGCGAAGTACCAGAAGAAGAATATACAATTCCACTTGGTAAAGCTGATGTAAAACGTGAAGGAACGGATTTAACAATTATCGCTTACGGTGCGATGGTACATGAAAGTTTAAAAGCTGCAGAAGAGCTTGAAAAAGAAGGACATTCTGTAGAAGTAATCGATTTACGTACAGTGCAACCATTAGATATTGAAACAATTATTGCTTCAGTAGAAAAAACAAATCGTGCAATGGTTGTTCAAGAAGCACAGAAACAAGCTGGTATTGCAGCGAACGTTGTAGCAGAAATTACAGAGCGTGCTATTTTAAGTTTAGAGGCTCCTGTATTACGTGTAACTGCTCCTGATACTGTTTTCCCATTCTCTCAAGCAGAAACAGTTTGGTTACCAAGTTCTAAGGATATAGTAGAAACAGCTAAAAAAGTTCTAACGTTCTAA